aagTATCCCCCCAGGGACTCACCCTTGGAGAGCCACTTGGGAACTCTTGGCCATCCCTCCCACAATCCCAAATGCTAGACTAGGTGTCAAATAGTAACCTCTAGGGAAGTGATggtccagctgtgtgtgtgtggggaagggaatTAATGTTAATGAAACCATGTACTGCAAACACCAATCACAACACATCATACCCAcagtgggagctgggaggagaacAGTGGTCCCTGATCTCTCAAAAATAGGTCTCTACCTCCAGCTAAAGAACTTTTTTAGCCCATAGTGGTAGTCCCTTCCCAGTGTGTTGTCAGCTGGCCACTAGATGGCAATGTAACCCTCACTTATACCTACAAAGACAGATGGTACATGCCAATGGTGCTTCAAAGGACTCAGATAGTTCAGGTAAGCTTTGGATAGGCACCCAAATTCTTCCATGCTCTTCTGAACCAACTCAGACCTCTGGAAGTTTGCATGGACCTGTTTATTACCATTTTCCAATGGATTAAGAAAGCAAAGGGATCTTCTCCCCAAGGAGAGAAACAATATCCTAAGCAATTCTCTAAAATGCGAGGCTAGAAAGAGAAACCTTTTCCGAAGAGGGGTAACTTGTACTGTTGTTCATGCTTAAGTTCTTCATGGAGATCAGAGTGATGCTGTCCTTGGCTGTAGCAGGAGAGCAACTGCTAAATAAGAGAAGGTGCAGGCCAATTACTGTCTTTGGAAAATTAAAGCAACTGTCATAAGAGGAGAGGTTTCTCATCACAATCAGACAAGGCTAGGAAAAAGGATGGCTCAGTGGACCAGGACTAGCTGCTAGAGCTTTCCCCCTCTTGGTTGCTGGTTCATTTCCAATCCATGAAGAGAGAGGAGCTCAAGCTATAGAATTCAAATCTGGATCTAGGACTCCCCATAGTTATGGGTAGGAGGCTTCTGGATTAATGGATCCAAACTGGATCAGTGAAAGACAGCACAGTCCtgtgaaatctggatctgaacttggAATCATTGTTCTGGTTTTGACCCATCTCTACTGGTATAAATGAAAGTTCTTCTCATCCGATGTCTCCTCAGTGGTCTCTGGGAAACAAGTTGTGGTTTCAGACAATTCTTAAGTAGATAAATGTTCATGTAACAAATCTATCAGCACAATTAGTACTGTTGTTGGCAGACTCAGTGAAGAGGCCAAGGACACAATGGATAGAGCGCCTGAATTACCCTTTCACTACGTGGTCCTTCAACATCATGGTTGAACACATTGCTAGGCATGGGGAGTCTTGCACTGACTGTTGCTCATGCTGTGTCCATTCTGGGGCTACACAGCGGAGTTCAGcctccagggctctggcagttACTAGGTACTGATTGTGTTGTACAAAGAAGGTCCAAGAACATATTGTTTTAAAGTAGCAGCAGCATTCAGGGGTATTACTACCGTTTGTGTTGTGGAGGAGTGTGAAAAAAGTGAGTCAGGAAAAGGCATCCTTTCCCTTTACTCTGTTGATTCATATTGGATTGTCAGACAGTTTAGAGAAGGGTGGTCTAGTGACTGCGGCACTAGCCTATGACTGGGGAGACCTGATTTAAttccctgccacagactttctgagtgaccttgggcaagacccTTAGCCTCTCAGTCCCTCATTTGTAAATTGGGAGTAAATACCTTAAAGAGTGTGAGGTGCAGGGCGTGTCATATAAACTTGGTCTTTGGGACCACTCCTGTCTCAGTGAAGGCACTTTCAGATCTGGGGGCCTAAACTTAGGCGTCAAAGTACATAGTTAGGTAGCTAAATATAAGTAGGCTGATTTCCTGACGGTGCTGTGctccccactggcttcaatgcaTCTCAGAAATTCGGTACCCAAATACGTGGCTTGAGATCCAGTTTTTCCACTAACTCTACTGGGGGCAAGATCAGGCTCAGTGTCACTTTTCACCTATCCCAAAGAAATGTCATGacattcccctgcaccccaaatgcACTAAATATTTCCTTCCCCTTGCTAAAgtgagttttgaaaaaaaaaaagatcagtccTAGTCCATGCCTGGAGCTCGCAGGTGCTATGGCAATACGAATAATTGATACTAATCCCTGATCCTTCATAGTGGGCCGTGAAGAAAGCCGTGATTGCCGAGCAGCCTCACCTTTCAGATACCACGGAGCTCCCCGGCTTCTGTTtatctgttggaaaaaaaaaaaaagttggtgctgggtgaaaaaaaaaaaatctatcaatgAGCAAAGCGAGATTTATTCAGAATGACCCCGGTGGTGTTGTAAATGGTAATCAATGGAATGTAAAGCCTCTGCCAGGTATTTCAGCCCTGAGTAGAGAAAACTGTATAAAGCTGAGTGAGCTGAATACAGTGCTGATGTTTGCCTTACTTGTTTCTTTTAAGCCTTTTGGCTAACATAGAGAGTCCTGTCAGTTGAGCTGCTTTGCCCCCTAGTGGACAGTGCTTGAGCTGGAATATAGGCTTCACCAGGAAATCTTACTATTCAGTGCAAAAATCTGTGCTAATGCAATGTGCAGGTTCTTTACTCGCTTCGGgtctgaaggacccgccaccgaagtgccaccgaaaaCCCGGAGCAAAGACacccccaccgccaaagtgctgctgaggacccagtagggaaccggttattaggattttgggagctcatcactggacaaagccatttttaataaaagcatcTTAAGCTCATTCCCCTCTGCCTCTACTCAAAGTGGCCAGATCAAGTTTTTTTTGCTAATTAGTGGGTGTaaaagggaagagggaaaggaaTAATTTCAGGATGAGACCAAACATGGAGAGTTTCGGCCTACAAAGGATTTTTATACCAAAATTACAtgggcccagttctgaaggccATCTGGAAAACAGGGATCTGGACCAGAAATGCCATTTAGCTCTGGATACAACCCCTTATAGCACTTCTGGAATGACTGTAACTACACAAGCATATACAAATACCTTCTGCATCTTTGGAACGGTTACACTTGAATTTCAGACTGACCACGCTGGCCAGGACGATAACAACAACTACCAGAATGACTATGAAGCTGATGACACCTGAATAATTAGAAAAGAATAATTAGTCAATGATAACGTAACAGGTCTGTCTGGGGCCCAGtctaactcctactgaagtcaatgagttagCCCTGTTGACTTCTATGGGACTTGGGTTGCATCCTTAAGGAAAAACATTAagcagatttttatttctgttgtaaTGAACATCAAAATGTATTGACCAGAGAGGTGATATTCACTAGAATGAGAAACCTCTTGCTCTTTTGTCTTGAGTGGTATTTTCCTCAAATGACAATACATCTTGACTTCCAATAAACCTTTAACCCAAAAGGCTGAGTTTACTCCTGGTATAATCCTACCAAGGTTGAAACCAACTGCATCACCAAGCTTCACCTCCACATCACCAAAAGACAGGCCCTTACCAAACGCTGCCATCGTCAGAGCCGATTTTTCCTCCGTCGGGACAGGGTCTGAGAGGGAAGATCCTGTGCTCCAGGCAGAGGCGATGGTTGTGGAGGTCACTTGTTTTGAAGCGCCTGTGGAAAAGGTAGTTTTACCTAAAGACTTTCTACTCAGAATCCGGGGAGAATGTAATTCTGAGGCCACATTGGCAAGGTGCCTCCATTCCCCCAAAGAGCGTTTAGCCTtactgcagagagagactgagctGCTCCCAGCGAAATcaatgcaaaattcccattggcctCAATGAGAGCAGGACCGTATTTTGCACTTCTGTGCCCCTTTTCATCAAAAGATCCACATGGATGAGTGAATGCTCATGATCTACCATTTTATAGCCGGCACAGAGAGGCCGAGGGATTTGCGGCATGACACAACTGCAGCAAGAGCCAAGTATAGAGCCCACACTTCCCGATTTCCATTTgtgtgctttagccacaagaccagcATTCCTCTCAGAGAACCAGCTTTCCTGCCTAGCTCAACCAACCGCCCTTCATGCCTGAACAGTTCATCCCAAGGAAGGGAAACTTCTGTGGTGTTTTCAGGTTTGCCAGAGAGTATATGGGAAGTATCAGACACACTGGTTAGCTCCTGGCACAGCTCTCTGCCTCTGCTTATGGCAATGGCTTTGAGAGACAGTGATGTAATGGCACCAATCCAGGATATGCTGTGCAAAGGGTTGTAACACCGTCTTTGGGCTTCTACACTGGAGCACAAACAGATTTTCCAAGTGGAAACCAaaggagctggtcagaaaatggaatttttgacCTGTGGAacattccaatatttcaacatttgttttcatccaaatcaggacaaaaaaagTGGAGTATCAAAAATGTTCAGAGAATGAAAAATTGCGAAAAACTTCCATTTGGAAgtgttgaaatgaaaaatgttgacattctcaattgaaataaaatgtcaatttgaatggaaacattttggttCAAAATGTCACTTTGGAAAAGGGAAATTTTTAATGCCAACTGACATTtacccatggaaaatttcaatgtaGACAAAACACATTtcccaactcctcccctcccccccaaaaaaaccccaccaaaaaacCACGCCTTCTTTTTGATCGAAATTTTCAAGTAGCCTTCAACAGCTGCCTCCCAGAGTAGAACTGTGCTGGAGGAACATAACTGGTAATGGGATTATCCAGATTGCAAATGTTGCTATACAATGGTTCTATTAATCATCAAGTTGTTTGCCTTGTGCTGAAATACTGCATCTTCTCATTTATCCATGGTCACTAGACAACTGTCTTATAGGATTTTCTTTGCTACTCTGCTTGCTGAGCCTGGCTTGGGTATTTAGTATTTGGGAAATGTTAGATCCCACGCCAAAAGCCTGGAATGATGGAAATATCAGTAGCAACTCCATAGTTAAAGCTGCACTGAGCTTTTACATAAAGCAGGATTCAAATTAAATACCAGGCTCTGTGATACCCTAAAGGACTATTAGCTTTACTGAGCACAAACATTTACATAGATAGAACTGCATGCACTGGGACTTGTGTAAAATCTGGAATGGACTCTTGAGGGGGCGGGAGTGGACTTTGGTTGTTCCACAGTCTTGGGTTCAAAGCCCGAACTCAGGATTTAGAgctcaatccaactcccactgaatttaattggagtctttccactgacttcagtgctggATCGAGCCTTTACTCCAGGAGAACTCTCCCTGAAGTCTACAGGAATCTTGCTCAGAAGagactgcaggattagggcctacgTCAGAAGCATGGCAAGAGTCTTTCCAAGACATTACAGGGGGCATTTTACTCTCAAAGTGAAGTCATTCTTTTCACACTCAGACACAGTCCAGTCAGGGTGCATTGGTTGGATTTTGTCTTCTGGTCTATATTGACTGCTGGGATGACACCCCCGTTTATTCCAGGTGTTACGGATAGCAGAATTCCAAGGTCGGACTACATTTAGAGCAGCTGGACTCTGTAAACCAACTAGTTCAATTGCAATGAAttcttgtttaaattaaaagctgTTATATAAGGGACACAGCCTGCGCTCCCAATTCCCCTGGATCTGGATGAGGAAAACACAAGACATGAAACTTGTCAATGGACAGTTTGTAGCAATTAAAAGAATTATAGACCAAGCTGGAGGGAAATGTTGGTTTTTCCTAACCACGGGTGGCAACCAGGGAAAAAGGGCTTTGTTTTTAGGCTTAACACCttccccccaaacaaaacaaaacccctacTGTGGTTGTACCCCACCCCCTATTCCATGCTTTGAAGTTAGATAGAAACCACGTGAAAACAGGGAATTAAAAATTCCCCTGTGACTGATCAGAAACTCACCTAAGCCGTTTGCCCAGGATATTTGTGTTACTGACTGATCAGAAGGCTTGACTTTAATGCTGGCTGTTTGCCAGCTCACCAACAAAAGGCCTTGGGGGTGTATGTGTAGGGGGTGTTTTCATAAGTGTATGTGACtaagagcacaagtcccattgatctTCCAGGAGCCAGGGGATCATAAGTCAattgaggtgcttttgaaaattccaccccttCGGCTGGCTAGCAGccaccaccctccaccccaaatcgCTTCCTGAGCCTCTGCAGTGCCACAGCCCCCACCCGGCCGCGCTGAATGCCAAGGTTGTAAACAAATTAGTGCAGACCCTGAACGCAGCAGTGTGGGAGAATGTGGTCTGAAAATGCACCAGACAATGCATGTCAGCGCAGGGGAGTCAACTATAGGGCTgccctttgttttttaaagttccttGGGGAAACTGTCGCTTTCACTGAAATCTCCTCCAAAATTCAGCTCACAAGATAACACTGCAAGCTGGAAAAAACCCTGCAGTTGTTACTGAATTCTCTCAGACGATTTTTTTTCAACCTGAATTTAACCACAAAGTCTcttcccagtgcttaatttgtggaAGGGCTTGCTCGGGCTGAGCCTTGGCACCTCtatggcacctctaggcttggcagttcatagtcctGGCACCTCtagcttggcagttcatagccccggcactcTGGGTTTTCCTGCTTcttttatgaaagtaaaaaaattgcttgagcgtccacacctctttcattacaaattaagcactgtctcTTCCTCATTCCTGCCCAACAAAATCAGATAGCCTGCCAATAAACCATCTATGGCATGCATTAGCTTACCTGTGCAATCATCAGAGATACCGGCTGAGATGTTAAACTAAAGACTCAGTGCTCTACTCGGCGCTGGTTAGGCCCtggctggaggactgtgtccagttttggtcactaATGTATAAAAAGGATATAGccaaactggaaaggatccagaggcaagggAGATGATCAgggggatggaatgcaagccatataagcaaaggctgaaggaaaagaggagaataaggggggacatgatagtggtcttcaaatacttgaaaggcggCCAtataaaagatggagaaaagtcaTAGCTCTCTTACCGTAGAGGGCAGGACAGGAGGCAAGGgggtcaaactacagcacagcagatttaaattaaatctcaggaaaatcttcctaactctaagaacaataggacaatggaacagactgcctagggaggtcatggaagctccttcgctggaggttttcaaaaggaggctggatagccatctgtcttggatggtttagacacaacacatcctgcatcttggcagggtgTTAgtctagatgacccttgcggtcccttctaatcctatagCTCTTTGATTCTATAACTCTTCTGCCTAACCCAACAGTCATACAGGAAAAAGTTGTGTGAAACTTCATGAAGAATTTGAGAAGTTCCTACACAGCCTATGAGCCAGACTGGACGGCTCATACTCCTGTTGGTGAGCGCTTAGAGCCTGCTGTTCCAAAGGGCTCAGTGCACTGGGTGCTGGGCATGCAACAATTTGGCCTTTGCTACATAGTCTTCCTAGCATCACTTGTACAAGGAAGCACTCATTGACAGGAGGATGGGTTGCACAATCTAACCctctgtgtatgtctacactgcaagtgaaggtgaGATTGTAGCACACTTGGCATGTAGCGCAGTGTAGATATGTCAGTGTAGCAACCAGAGTGCATCTTTTTGGTGTGACcctgctagctagattaaagctagcaccgATATGCCAACCTGTGCTACAATCACCCTTCActtgcggtgtagacatagcctgtgtgTGCAAAGTCTCAGTGTCACTACAATGAAGTGTACCGTACTGTGCTAGGAACACGGCAGGCACTTAACAACTGCAGCTGATGTTGATGCCGATTTTGATTTTCCCTCAGCTAGGCCAGACAGATGGCCTTTTGTTGTCTGCTTTGAGGGCCTGGGAGTTGGTGTAATTAAAGTCAACACATTTGAAGCTGTGGAATAAATGCAGGGTTATTTTTAATTAGCTCTCATCACCCGTGTTCATTTAGAAACAGCTCAGCTAAAGGCAGTGCCCTTCCCAGGAAGTCCTCAGGCCTCCTGGGAGTTATGGGTAATCTGTTAAAAAGAGCATAGCGTTGAACAGCCAAGGAAACTACTTCTAGTTCTGCTTGAGGGAACAGAGCGCCTGCAGTACTGTAACTTTAGCAGTAGCCAGAAATCTTATTGCTCAGGTGAGTTGAGGCAAACACAACTCTTGGGCTAGACGGCAGGAGTTCCGTCTCGTATTGCACCTTTTCCtttttctcaatttttaaaataaagaggtTTGTACTGGCCTAGAAATACCCatcacccccacacacaattgTTTGCTTTCCGACACACGCTGGCTTATGTGTTTCACTTCCTTTATGCTTGGATGGCTCAAGAGCAGCTACAGAAATTCAcctttgcagtttgctttgagTTTTGGGGAGTCCACTTGAACGTGACACTCTAAGCAAAACATTGGGGCATGAACCCTGTGCAGAACGAGGCAGAAAAATAAAGTTGCGCACAAATCCCTGCAAGGAAAGTTGAAGCAGCATCACATGACTTTGCAGGTATTTGTTGCTGACAATCCTCCTCGTTGTCAGGTGGGAAAGAAATGCAGGGAAAACAGCTTTAAAGTATTTCTCCtttaggctccaattcagcaaagcatttaagcacatgcttaactttaagcacatgtgcaagtattttgctgaataggCATGGATTGATAAATAGGAGCCATGCtgaattcccctctccctccatgcaTTAGATGGCAAGAAGGCTTGCAGCGGGTTTTTGCAAACTGGAACTCTTCTTTTAGAAGGAATGGCCCAGAGGATCCTGGGGATCCCCACAATCTAAGGGGCTCGCTGACCTCCTTTCTGGCCCAGGCTGCACCGGAATGCAATTGCTTTTCCCATCGGAAAGGAGTGATGCTCTCTCACATACTTGCTGGTGCCACAGGTGTGGCTGTGAAGTATATGGTGGCCATGTAAAACCACGGGCCAGAGTTACAAAGGTAtccacttaagtgcttttgaaaatcccactagacagcAATCTGCATCTTAAGGTACcgaaatccctttgtaaatctgtcCTCAGGTGAGTTTCTGACCCATGAGCAGCAGAGTTGAAAATGGTTATCAGCCAGGTCACTACCTAAAGGAGTTGCACAGTGTGGGATTGCAGTGGGAGGACTTCTTTTATCGGCATAGCTATATGTAGCAGTGGACATCCGCACTGGTTCTAGCTATCAATATAAATCTGCTAGTAAGGGGCTTGTGCTGCTCCAAAAAGttaggagtacttgcggcaccttagagactaacaaatttattagagcataagctttcgtggactacagcccacttcttcggatgcatccgaagaagtgggctgtagtccacgaaagcttatgctctaataaatttgttagtctctaaggtgccacaagtactcctgttctttttgcggatacagactaacacggctgctactctgaaacctccaaaaagttagttagttagttgtcATGCTGTCTTGGACAGCCCAGCAGCCTCCAAACACgttatcaagtatcagggggtagccgtgttagtctgtatctacaaaaacaacaaggagtctggtggcaccttaaagactaacagatttatttgggcataagctttcgtgggtaaaaaccacttcttcagatgcatggagtgaaaattacggctgcaggcattatataatgacacattaagagaagggagttacctcacaagtggagaaccagtgttgacaggatcaatttgatcagggtggatgtagtccactcccaataatagatgaggaggtgtcaattccaggagaggcaaagctgctttatGCCATGTTATGGCATCCATAGTTCTGTCTTAAACCAAATCTGGCACATCATGGGGTATGGTGCCTGTGAGAGACAGGTGGCTGCTGACGACATCCAGTGATCATATTTTATGTCTTCTAAAGGGtcttttccatcctgctttcatGGGG
This DNA window, taken from Trachemys scripta elegans isolate TJP31775 chromosome 8, CAS_Tse_1.0, whole genome shotgun sequence, encodes the following:
- the ECSCR gene encoding endothelial cell-specific chemotaxis regulator isoform X3; amino-acid sequence: MMLALNVHLLLWVFGCVHFIDAETITASLTRGGPADTTATPRITASVTAGIVSSPSPVPAGQNHSSGASKQVTSTTIASAWSTGSSLSDPVPTEEKSALTMAAFGVISFIVILVVVVIVLASVVSLKFKCNRSKDAEDKQKPGSSVVSESSCSPATAKDSITLISMKNLSMNNSTSYPSSEKVL
- the ECSCR gene encoding endothelial cell-specific chemotaxis regulator isoform X2, whose protein sequence is MKQQTPNGQYREARHPGESGEGNHDAETITASLTRGGPADTTATPRITASVTAGIVSSPSPVPAGQNHSSGASKQVTSTTIASAWSTGSSLSDPVPTEEKSALTMAAFGVISFIVILVVVVIVLASVVSLKFKCNRSKDAEDKQKPGSSVVSESCSPATAKDSITLISMKNLSMNNSTSYPSSEKVL
- the ECSCR gene encoding endothelial cell-specific chemotaxis regulator isoform X1, with amino-acid sequence MKQQTPNGQYREARHPGESGEGNHDAETITASLTRGGPADTTATPRITASVTAGIVSSPSPVPAGQNHSSGASKQVTSTTIASAWSTGSSLSDPVPTEEKSALTMAAFGVISFIVILVVVVIVLASVVSLKFKCNRSKDAEDKQKPGSSVVSESSCSPATAKDSITLISMKNLSMNNSTSYPSSEKVL